One stretch of Chryseobacterium fluminis DNA includes these proteins:
- a CDS encoding catalase — MDSKKLTLSNGAPYFEHQDSQTVGPRGPVLLQDFILQENLAHFVRERIPERIVHAKGSGAYGKFTVTHDITKYTKAKLFAKVGNSCKMFARFSTVGGEKGSADTARDPRGFALKFYTEDGNWDLVGNNTPVFFVKDAKKFPDFIHTQKRVPKTNLKSATMMWDFWSLNPESLHQVLILMSDRGTPYGYRHMHGFGSHTFSMINADNERTWVKFHFKTKQGIKNFTNDDAVRMAGENPDFAQEDLCHAIENGDFPKWTMYIQVMTEQQARDFRWNPFDITKVWFQGDFPLIEVGEMELNEVPVNYFAHVEQSTFSPANLINGISFSPDKMLQGRLFSYPDAHRYRVGVNAHQLEVNRCPFATNNYQRDGFMADASAYLDKPNYHPNSFDDIKPDPAYKNYEYELDSAHVASYNRNENDDDHYTQPGLLYSKAMNTEDRENLINNIVGSMRAIGGSKREEIINRQLCHFFRANIELGMKVAARLNVNIDANMMNHSK; from the coding sequence CCGTATTTTGAACATCAGGATTCTCAAACAGTTGGACCGAGGGGTCCGGTCTTATTACAGGATTTCATTCTACAGGAGAATCTTGCTCATTTCGTACGGGAAAGAATTCCGGAAAGAATCGTTCATGCAAAGGGAAGCGGAGCCTACGGAAAATTCACGGTCACCCATGACATTACAAAATATACCAAAGCAAAGTTGTTCGCCAAGGTTGGCAATAGCTGTAAAATGTTTGCCCGTTTTTCTACGGTGGGTGGCGAAAAAGGAAGTGCCGATACCGCAAGAGATCCGAGGGGTTTTGCGTTAAAATTTTATACGGAAGACGGAAACTGGGATTTGGTAGGAAATAATACACCCGTTTTTTTCGTTAAGGACGCTAAAAAGTTTCCGGATTTTATCCACACCCAGAAAAGAGTGCCGAAGACCAATTTAAAAAGTGCTACCATGATGTGGGATTTCTGGAGTCTGAATCCGGAATCGCTTCATCAGGTTTTAATTTTGATGTCTGACAGAGGAACACCTTACGGATACAGACATATGCACGGTTTCGGATCTCACACCTTCTCAATGATCAATGCAGATAACGAAAGAACGTGGGTAAAGTTTCATTTTAAAACAAAACAGGGCATCAAAAACTTCACCAATGACGATGCAGTTAGAATGGCTGGAGAAAATCCTGATTTTGCGCAGGAAGATCTTTGCCATGCTATCGAAAACGGTGATTTCCCAAAATGGACGATGTATATTCAGGTAATGACCGAACAGCAGGCAAGGGATTTCAGATGGAATCCTTTTGATATCACAAAGGTATGGTTTCAGGGTGATTTCCCACTAATCGAGGTCGGCGAAATGGAACTGAATGAAGTTCCTGTCAATTATTTTGCACACGTAGAACAGTCTACATTTTCTCCCGCCAACCTGATCAACGGCATCAGTTTTTCACCTGATAAAATGCTCCAGGGAAGGTTGTTTTCTTATCCTGATGCCCATCGGTACCGGGTAGGCGTAAATGCTCATCAACTGGAAGTGAACAGGTGTCCTTTTGCAACGAATAACTACCAAAGAGACGGCTTCATGGCAGATGCCAGTGCATATCTGGACAAACCGAATTACCATCCCAACAGTTTTGATGATATTAAACCTGACCCTGCGTATAAAAACTACGAATACGAACTGGACAGCGCACACGTTGCAAGTTATAACAGAAACGAAAACGATGACGATCATTACACACAGCCAGGCTTATTGTATTCGAAAGCAATGAATACTGAAGATCGTGAGAATCTGATTAACAATATTGTAGGAAGTATGCGGGCAATAGGCGGGTCTAAGAGAGAGGAAATCATCAACAGACAATTGTGTCATTTTTTCCGGGCGAATATTGAGCTTGGCATGAAAGTGGCAGCGAGACTGAACGTTAATATTGACGCCAATATGATGAATCATTCCAAATAA
- a CDS encoding enoyl-CoA hydratase/isomerase family protein yields MNYENILLEKHDKISFITINRPESLNALNAKTIQELSSAVDDLNSDPSCRVVIITGSGEKSFVAGADIKEFSDFGQAEAEELARNGHQNLFNKIENMTKPVIAAVNGFALGGGLELAMACHIRYASENARLGLPEVTLGLIPGYGGTQRLPKLVGKGIANEMIFSAKMISAQRAKEIGLVNEVYPIEELLTKTKELANVIAHNSPMAISKAIHAVNLSDTEKGFETEIKYFGEVFELDDKKEGVSAFIEKRKPNF; encoded by the coding sequence ATGAATTACGAAAATATATTATTAGAAAAACACGATAAAATATCATTCATTACCATAAACAGACCTGAAAGTCTGAATGCGTTGAATGCAAAGACCATTCAGGAACTCAGCTCAGCTGTTGATGACTTAAATTCTGACCCATCCTGCAGAGTGGTAATTATTACCGGAAGCGGCGAAAAGTCTTTTGTAGCGGGAGCGGACATTAAAGAATTCAGTGATTTTGGTCAGGCGGAAGCTGAGGAACTGGCACGTAACGGTCACCAAAATTTATTTAATAAAATTGAAAATATGACCAAACCTGTTATTGCAGCCGTAAACGGCTTTGCATTAGGGGGTGGTCTTGAGCTTGCTATGGCATGCCATATCAGATATGCATCGGAAAATGCCAGACTGGGATTACCGGAAGTAACTTTGGGATTAATTCCCGGTTATGGTGGTACCCAAAGGCTTCCCAAGCTTGTCGGAAAAGGTATTGCCAACGAAATGATCTTCTCTGCCAAAATGATTTCAGCTCAAAGGGCTAAAGAAATCGGGCTGGTGAATGAAGTATATCCTATTGAAGAATTATTAACCAAAACAAAGGAATTAGCAAACGTTATTGCCCACAATTCACCCATGGCAATTTCCAAGGCAATTCATGCAGTGAACTTATCGGATACTGAAAAAGGTTTTGAAACCGAAATAAAATATTTCGGAGAAGTCTTTGAACTTGACGATAAGAAAGAAGGAGTTTCTGCTTTTATTGAAAAAAGAAAGCCTAACTTCTAA
- a CDS encoding deoxycytidylate deaminase yields MNKFDKAYLKMAQEWAKLSYCKRKQVGALIVKDRMIISDGYNGTPSGFENCCEDAEGKTQWYVLHAEANAILKLAASTQSAKGATLYLTLSPCKECSKLILQAGITRLVYINEYSDDDGISFLRNHNIEIEQISDCELKK; encoded by the coding sequence ATGAATAAGTTTGACAAGGCTTATCTAAAAATGGCTCAGGAATGGGCAAAACTATCCTACTGTAAACGAAAACAGGTAGGAGCTCTTATCGTAAAAGATAGGATGATTATTTCAGATGGTTATAATGGTACTCCTTCAGGATTTGAAAACTGCTGTGAGGATGCAGAAGGGAAAACCCAGTGGTACGTACTCCATGCAGAAGCTAATGCAATATTGAAATTAGCGGCTTCCACTCAATCTGCAAAGGGGGCAACCTTGTATCTGACGCTATCTCCATGTAAAGAATGCAGTAAGCTGATCTTGCAGGCGGGAATTACCAGACTGGTTTATATTAATGAATATTCGGACGATGACGGAATATCGTTCTTGAGAAACCATAACATCGAAATAGAACAAATATCGGACTGTGAACTAAAAAAATAA
- the xerD gene encoding site-specific tyrosine recombinase XerD yields the protein MTWDEKIKDFEIFLRFERNFSENTLDAYVRDIKKLKDYAVEDLENVGPDAIGYENLQEYIFNLSKQKFSERSQARWISSIKAFFKFLLEDEYREDNPAALLEGPKLGLYLPDTLSLPDINRIINAIEVSSDLGKRNQCIIEVLYGCGLRVSELIELKISNINFKEQYIKVNGKGNKIRFVPLADYTAELLRSYIRDVRAHNKINKKYEDTLFLNSRGTSMSRVIVFLIIKELTDKAGVSKKISPHTFRHSFATHLLQNGADLRYIQEMLGHSSITTTEIYTHLKTEELRDVILSYHPRNINTA from the coding sequence ATGACTTGGGATGAAAAAATTAAGGATTTTGAAATCTTCCTTCGTTTTGAAAGGAATTTTTCAGAAAACACTCTCGACGCGTATGTACGGGACATCAAAAAACTAAAAGACTATGCCGTAGAAGATCTGGAGAATGTCGGTCCGGACGCTATAGGCTACGAAAATCTACAGGAGTACATCTTCAATCTTTCCAAACAGAAATTCAGCGAAAGATCGCAGGCAAGATGGATATCTTCCATTAAAGCCTTCTTTAAATTTTTACTGGAAGATGAATACCGTGAAGACAATCCTGCTGCTTTACTGGAAGGACCTAAACTGGGACTCTATCTACCCGATACATTAAGCTTACCGGATATCAACAGGATCATCAACGCTATAGAAGTGAGTTCAGATCTTGGAAAGAGAAACCAATGTATCATAGAAGTGCTTTACGGATGCGGGCTCCGCGTATCGGAACTCATCGAGCTTAAAATTTCGAATATTAATTTTAAGGAACAGTACATCAAAGTAAACGGGAAAGGAAATAAAATCCGTTTTGTTCCATTGGCAGACTATACGGCTGAATTACTGAGAAGCTACATCCGTGACGTTCGTGCCCATAATAAAATTAATAAAAAATATGAAGACACTCTTTTCCTGAACAGCAGAGGAACGTCTATGTCAAGAGTCATCGTATTTTTAATTATAAAGGAATTAACAGACAAAGCCGGGGTAAGCAAAAAAATATCTCCCCATACTTTCAGACATTCATTTGCAACTCATTTGTTGCAGAACGGTGCAGATCTTCGTTATATTCAGGAAATGCTTGGGCATTCCAGCATTACGACAACGGAAATCTACACCCATCTGAAAACGGAGGAACTCAGAGATGTTATCTTAAGCTATCACCCGCGAAATATCAATACTGCTTAA
- a CDS encoding NUDIX hydrolase, whose product MKLLKYCPSCGQESLHWDGEKKWSCPHCNFSLYNNVAGAVAVVIRFEDEIYLTRRNKDPKKGKLDLAGGFIDPRESAETACKRELFEELQLTVDIAGLKYITSLPNIYQYKEIDYNTIDLFYEYTVSEKFEVNLELSEISEAIWVPLKELNTDDLAFDSQKQFFENYLKHIR is encoded by the coding sequence ATGAAATTACTGAAATATTGCCCCAGCTGCGGCCAAGAATCTCTCCACTGGGACGGCGAAAAAAAATGGAGCTGTCCCCATTGCAATTTCTCATTATATAACAATGTCGCCGGTGCGGTAGCGGTGGTGATAAGATTTGAAGATGAAATTTATCTGACCCGGAGAAACAAAGATCCCAAAAAAGGAAAACTTGATCTGGCAGGAGGATTTATAGACCCCCGGGAAAGTGCAGAAACAGCCTGCAAAAGAGAACTTTTCGAAGAGCTTCAGCTTACGGTTGATATTGCGGGATTAAAATACATAACCAGTCTTCCTAATATATACCAGTATAAAGAGATTGATTACAATACCATTGACCTTTTTTATGAATATACGGTCTCAGAAAAATTTGAGGTAAATCTTGAACTTTCGGAAATTTCGGAAGCGATATGGGTTCCGTTAAAAGAATTAAATACGGATGATCTTGCTTTTGACTCACAGAAGCAATTTTTTGAAAATTATCTAAAACATATAAGATAA
- a CDS encoding heme-binding domain-containing protein → MKTAKKIVFWCLVGFALMQFIPIDRVNKPIDHKVNFVEAKKTPEKIAGLIKRACYDCHSNETVYPKYAYIAPVSWSVKSHVNEGREHLNFSVWDTYGKELKENMLDRAVESIQNKMMPMPGYIVYHKEANLSSAERKLLANYFEDMLKSKTY, encoded by the coding sequence ATGAAAACCGCAAAAAAAATAGTGTTCTGGTGCCTTGTAGGCTTTGCTCTAATGCAGTTTATCCCTATTGACAGAGTGAATAAACCCATTGATCATAAAGTCAACTTTGTAGAAGCAAAGAAAACGCCGGAAAAAATTGCCGGCTTAATAAAAAGAGCCTGCTATGACTGTCATTCCAATGAAACGGTTTATCCGAAATACGCCTATATCGCTCCTGTATCATGGTCTGTAAAAAGCCATGTTAACGAAGGACGGGAGCATCTTAATTTCTCCGTTTGGGATACTTATGGTAAAGAACTGAAAGAAAATATGCTTGACCGCGCCGTAGAGAGTATTCAGAATAAAATGATGCCTATGCCGGGCTATATTGTTTATCACAAAGAAGCCAATCTATCTTCCGCAGAAAGAAAATTGCTGGCCAACTATTTCGAAGACATGCTGAAATCTAAAACGTATTAA
- a CDS encoding Ig-like domain-containing protein, giving the protein MKRLLLLFVLAFLVQSCARVGSPVGGTKDSIAPKFLSSNIDSTRINVNRNIKELRLDFDEYITLKDINKNLIISPPIKNIKRILPSNIANKFVLIQWTDTLQANTTYNFNFGNSIVDNNEANILRYFNFAFSTGDKLDDLYISGEIKDAMAIKKATAENKFVVGLYQVKDTINYRQKPYYITKVDEDGYYELNYLSPGKYKIIAFEDENGNSMYDPGKEKVGFQKETVDVEKSISGLNLKLYPSRKPLKYLEMKEAPGGVSMAFEGKPENVKVEPLNEKIKEYKVTHVPKSDTVRIWFDAVKSDVGQTSTENLKFGYNADGKKDTLYNSSLFYKYNAKNVMDINNDIGGNALAPKSDFKILSNYYLDKIDPEKWVLKSDSVTTQQFTARISESNPYQILVQSDFIEGKKYQLTIPKETVSSFFAKNTQSKRFDFEADKVENYGSLAFEIENAPASGYWIQLLDTSEKVVYQKYTKGSKVKFDILKPAEYIVRILVDNNNNKYWDEADFLNEVFAEESFVFYKAVVIRPLWDTNENWDLKDTRTLDKPKATIPVKISDPAQEKPVQQDANNREIKSDNAILTPVK; this is encoded by the coding sequence ATGAAAAGACTTCTTCTATTATTCGTTTTGGCTTTTCTTGTACAGTCCTGTGCAAGAGTAGGATCACCTGTAGGTGGTACAAAAGACAGTATAGCTCCGAAATTTTTAAGCTCAAATATTGATTCCACACGGATTAATGTTAATAGAAATATAAAGGAGCTCCGTCTTGATTTTGATGAGTATATAACCCTGAAGGACATCAATAAAAACCTGATCATCTCTCCGCCGATCAAGAATATCAAAAGGATTCTTCCTTCCAATATAGCCAATAAATTTGTACTGATTCAGTGGACCGATACTTTGCAGGCCAATACAACCTACAATTTCAATTTTGGGAACTCTATTGTCGATAACAATGAAGCGAATATCCTTCGTTATTTTAATTTTGCCTTTTCAACAGGCGATAAGCTGGATGATCTTTATATCAGTGGAGAAATTAAAGATGCCATGGCTATTAAAAAGGCCACTGCTGAAAACAAATTTGTAGTAGGTCTTTATCAGGTAAAAGATACCATCAATTACAGACAGAAACCCTATTATATCACGAAAGTAGATGAGGACGGGTATTATGAACTGAATTATTTATCTCCGGGTAAATATAAGATCATTGCTTTCGAGGATGAAAACGGAAACTCGATGTATGATCCCGGAAAGGAAAAAGTTGGCTTTCAGAAAGAAACCGTAGATGTGGAAAAATCGATTTCCGGACTTAATCTGAAGTTATACCCATCGAGAAAACCCCTGAAATATCTGGAAATGAAGGAAGCGCCGGGTGGTGTTTCAATGGCTTTTGAAGGAAAACCTGAGAACGTGAAGGTTGAACCGCTCAATGAAAAAATTAAAGAATATAAAGTAACTCACGTGCCAAAATCAGATACGGTGAGAATTTGGTTTGATGCTGTAAAAAGTGATGTCGGACAGACTTCCACAGAAAACCTTAAGTTTGGATATAATGCCGACGGTAAAAAAGATACGCTCTATAATTCCTCTCTTTTTTACAAGTATAACGCTAAAAACGTAATGGATATCAATAACGATATTGGTGGAAATGCACTGGCTCCCAAATCAGATTTTAAGATTCTTTCCAATTATTATCTTGATAAAATAGATCCTGAAAAGTGGGTGCTGAAAAGTGACAGTGTAACAACCCAGCAGTTTACTGCCAGAATTTCAGAGTCTAATCCTTACCAGATTTTGGTGCAGTCCGATTTTATTGAAGGAAAAAAATATCAGCTTACCATTCCGAAAGAAACGGTGTCGTCATTTTTTGCCAAAAATACCCAATCGAAACGATTTGACTTCGAAGCAGATAAAGTAGAAAACTATGGCAGCTTGGCATTTGAGATAGAAAACGCTCCGGCATCCGGCTACTGGATTCAGTTATTGGATACCTCTGAAAAAGTTGTCTATCAGAAATATACGAAAGGCAGTAAAGTGAAATTTGATATTTTAAAGCCAGCCGAGTATATCGTACGGATTCTTGTTGATAATAACAATAACAAATATTGGGATGAAGCAGATTTCCTGAATGAAGTCTTTGCGGAAGAATCATTTGTGTTTTATAAAGCGGTCGTCATAAGGCCTCTGTGGGATACTAATGAGAACTGGGATCTGAAAGATACAAGAACACTGGATAAACCTAAAGCAACAATCCCTGTGAAAATTTCTGATCCTGCCCAGGAAAAACCTGTACAACAGGATGCTAATAACCGTGAAATAAAGTCAGATAATGCTATTTTGACGCCTGTAAAATAG